A region of Malaciobacter marinus DNA encodes the following proteins:
- a CDS encoding glycosyltransferase family 2 protein, with protein MKITANIITLNEEKNIKEVIKSVQTVCDEVLVIDSLSSDKTCEIAESLGAKVIKQEYLGDGPQKAFGAPFAKNDWVLSIDADERLDLNAIKEIKKLDLENTTFDAFSFARKTYVGDNFIKLWYPDRVTRLYNRRKCAYSTAKGHAKVETENICDLEADMLHYSYEDYIHMIRTTEKFIKRGAVLAYEDGKRANVFDPFIHGVGALFKTLILKGGAFHGINGWNVAIVSAFSSYMKYAIMLEMQKNEK; from the coding sequence TTGAAAATAACAGCAAATATAATAACACTTAATGAAGAAAAAAATATAAAAGAAGTTATAAAATCAGTACAAACAGTATGTGATGAAGTTTTGGTTATTGATTCTTTAAGTAGTGATAAAACATGTGAAATAGCAGAGAGTTTAGGTGCAAAAGTTATAAAGCAAGAGTATTTAGGTGATGGTCCACAAAAGGCATTTGGAGCTCCATTTGCAAAGAATGATTGGGTTTTAAGTATAGATGCAGATGAAAGATTAGATTTAAATGCAATAAAAGAGATTAAGAAACTTGATTTAGAAAATACTACTTTTGATGCTTTTTCTTTTGCAAGAAAAACTTATGTAGGAGATAACTTTATAAAGCTTTGGTATCCAGATAGAGTTACAAGATTATATAATAGACGAAAATGTGCTTACTCAACTGCAAAAGGTCATGCAAAAGTTGAGACAGAAAATATTTGTGATTTAGAAGCTGATATGTTACATTATTCATATGAAGATTATATTCATATGATAAGAACAACTGAAAAGTTTATTAAAAGAGGTGCAGTTTTAGCATATGAAGATGGCAAGCGTGCAAATGTTTTTGATCCTTTTATTCATGGAGTTGGAGCACTTTTTAAAACATTGATTTTAAAAGGTGGCGCGTTTCATGGTATTAATGGTTGGAATGTTGCTATTGTATCTGCTTTTAGTTCTTATATGAAATATGCAATTATGTTAGAAATGCAAAAAAATGAAAAATAA
- a CDS encoding O-antigen ligase family protein, translating into MRLKLYNKNVNWFNLYIYFYLFVTPWHFSKSQLSVLTTILLIWSIVKYKDIYLEKLKKVGSFLPMVFLLIFIVYSYVSTLWSEPISQGLEHVNTFYKYYFLIIPAILISMNKEESVIGIKVLVLSFGCYALYSILIYLGFFNSSEYGFQPENPTGHLRYLIATQYMLIAFFLGSFFVYFSHIKKEKILFLIIAILSFFALFINNSRTSQLAFFIILLILTVLILRKYIFNFKAIVLFLIISFSSIYFLYKNDKFDRFVIAYNETKKVLENNTYSGSVGLRIYFNKVGFEIFKDNLFFGTGPKDNRILLQEKQKLDTNYNARIINHFHSEHMDTLTAYGLIGYSLLFLSIVILIYNLRKIPLYYYMSLTVFLSLFFNSFANKTLSVKPLNYVYIIFFLLFVIIAFNEKNKKESELS; encoded by the coding sequence GTGCGATTAAAGTTATATAATAAAAATGTCAATTGGTTTAATCTTTATATATATTTTTATTTATTTGTTACACCGTGGCATTTTTCTAAGTCTCAGCTTTCTGTTTTAACAACAATTTTATTAATTTGGTCTATTGTAAAATATAAAGATATTTATTTAGAAAAATTGAAAAAAGTAGGAAGTTTTTTACCTATGGTTTTTTTATTGATTTTTATTGTTTATTCTTATGTAAGTACTTTATGGAGTGAACCAATTTCGCAAGGTTTGGAGCATGTAAATACATTTTATAAATACTATTTTCTTATAATTCCTGCTATTTTAATATCTATGAATAAAGAAGAATCAGTAATAGGTATAAAAGTTTTAGTTTTAAGTTTTGGGTGTTATGCATTATATTCTATTTTGATTTATCTAGGTTTTTTTAATAGTAGCGAATATGGATTTCAACCTGAAAATCCCACTGGTCATTTAAGATATCTTATTGCAACTCAATATATGTTGATAGCTTTTTTCTTAGGAAGCTTTTTTGTTTATTTTTCACATATTAAAAAAGAAAAGATACTATTTTTAATAATTGCAATATTATCTTTTTTTGCACTTTTTATAAACAATAGTAGAACATCTCAACTTGCTTTTTTTATCATTCTTTTAATATTAACAGTTTTAATTTTAAGAAAATATATTTTTAACTTTAAAGCAATTGTTTTATTTCTTATAATATCTTTTTCAAGTATCTATTTTTTATATAAAAATGATAAATTTGATAGATTTGTTATTGCTTATAATGAAACAAAAAAAGTATTAGAAAATAATACTTATAGTGGTAGTGTGGGATTGAGAATTTATTTTAATAAAGTAGGTTTTGAGATTTTTAAAGATAATTTATTTTTTGGAACAGGTCCTAAAGATAATAGAATCCTACTTCAAGAAAAACAAAAATTAGATACTAATTATAATGCAAGAATAATTAATCATTTTCATAGTGAACATATGGATACTTTAACAGCATATGGTTTAATAGGATATAGTCTATTGTTTTTAAGTATAGTGATTTTAATTTATAATTTACGAAAAATCCCATTATATTATTATATGAGTTTAACTGTTTTTTTATCATTGTTTTTTAATTCCTTTGCAAATAAAACATTGTCTGTTAAACCTTTAAATTATGTTTATATAATATTTTTCTTACTTTTTGTTATTATTGCATTTAACGAAAAAAATAAAAAAGAGAGTGAATTGAGTTGA
- a CDS encoding glycosyltransferase family 9 protein, protein MNLLITRHDKIGDFVVTLPLFKAIKEQYPNTKLTALVGKINFDFAKKIPFIDDVILFDKENLDTTLKQIKEKRFDASISCFIDTTLGKLLFKSAIKIRVAPATKIAQIFFNKRIKQRRSKVEKTEWQYNLDLAKLLFPNIKLDFTKPLLSFDVKKENRVVFHPGFGGSSDGNLSLDDYISLAKKVSQTSKKAVFTFGPDDAMSKDYICSKVDFEVEIFDSKMTLFEFTKYIASSYIFISTSTGPMHLAGATNTKTISFFGDSLFASSKRWATISEEKNQNNFMLSSDYSKEEYKKIENCLMELLNE, encoded by the coding sequence GTGAATTTACTTATTACTAGACATGATAAAATTGGTGATTTTGTTGTGACTTTACCTTTATTTAAAGCTATAAAAGAGCAATATCCAAATACAAAATTAACAGCACTAGTTGGTAAAATTAATTTTGATTTTGCAAAAAAGATTCCTTTCATTGATGATGTAATTTTATTTGATAAAGAAAATTTAGACACTACTTTAAAACAAATAAAAGAGAAAAGATTTGATGCAAGTATTTCTTGTTTTATTGATACTACTTTGGGAAAACTTCTTTTTAAAAGCGCTATTAAAATAAGAGTTGCCCCTGCAACAAAAATAGCTCAAATTTTTTTTAATAAAAGAATAAAACAACGAAGAAGTAAAGTAGAAAAAACGGAATGGCAATATAATTTAGATTTAGCAAAATTACTTTTTCCTAATATAAAATTAGATTTTACAAAACCTTTATTAAGTTTTGATGTAAAAAAAGAGAATAGAGTGGTTTTTCATCCTGGCTTTGGTGGAAGTAGCGATGGAAATTTATCTTTAGACGATTATATCTCTCTAGCAAAAAAGGTAAGTCAAACTTCAAAAAAAGCAGTTTTTACTTTTGGACCAGATGATGCTATGTCAAAAGATTACATCTGTTCTAAAGTTGATTTTGAAGTAGAAATCTTTGATTCAAAGATGACGTTGTTTGAGTTTACTAAATATATAGCTTCTTCATATATTTTCATTAGTACTTCAACAGGACCTATGCATTTAGCTGGAGCTACAAATACTAAAACAATTTCTTTTTTTGGAGATTCATTATTTGCTAGTTCTAAAAGATGGGCAACAATAAGTGAAGAAAAAAATCAAAATAATTTTATGTTATCAAGTGATTATTCAAAAGAAGAGTATAAGAAAATAGAAAATTGTTTAATGGAACTTTTAAATGAATAA
- a CDS encoding YrbL family protein: protein MSFVNLKKDYYLGKGRERACYLHPFDDSKVIKIVYKPFENLNQNKLEYDYLNFLTKRSVSFSHLSKCYGKIKTNLGEGYIFQRIKDYNGKTSLSFKNVVMNGLLTKQQEMELLKELKEYLLKNNIIFIDVALSNIFCQEFSQNNFKLILTDGIGGKRTGIKSKLYLYSKLYTRYKVKKQLKKLELRYKKVIAQGIDAKTRLRKDE, encoded by the coding sequence TTGAGTTTTGTAAATTTAAAAAAAGATTATTACTTAGGTAAAGGTAGAGAAAGAGCTTGTTATTTGCATCCTTTTGATGATTCAAAAGTAATTAAGATTGTGTATAAGCCATTTGAAAATTTAAATCAAAATAAGTTAGAGTATGATTATTTAAATTTTTTAACTAAAAGGAGTGTTTCTTTTTCTCATTTGTCAAAATGTTATGGAAAAATTAAAACTAATTTGGGTGAAGGCTATATATTTCAAAGAATAAAAGATTATAATGGCAAAACATCTTTATCTTTCAAAAATGTAGTTATGAATGGACTTTTAACAAAGCAACAAGAGATGGAATTACTAAAAGAATTAAAAGAATATTTACTTAAAAATAACATTATTTTTATTGATGTTGCTTTAAGTAATATTTTTTGCCAAGAATTTTCACAAAATAATTTTAAATTGATTCTGACAGATGGAATTGGAGGCAAAAGAACAGGTATAAAATCAAAGCTTTATTTATATTCAAAATTATATACTAGATATAAAGTAAAAAAACAACTTAAAAAGCTAGAGTTAAGATACAAAAAAGTAATAGCTCAAGGTATTGACGCAAAAACAAGGCTAAGAAAAGATGAATAG
- a CDS encoding lipopolysaccharide kinase InaA family protein, translated as MSFKYEINDRFKNIKEFLLNIKEFFEENSNTIHKARNELKVIEYKGIKTVVKGFKIPNIINQVVYAYFRDSKAKKSYENAVRLRNLGLNTPEPIGYIEFYKSFLFKESFFIAKKYEYDFTIREPLRNKQLKNREEIIKKFVEFTFNLHENSVYHKDFSAGNTLVSINDNSYEFSVVDINRMEFKTVDLNTGLDNFAKLWLDEDDIILIATTYANLANADKNEAIKLLKISDRKLKEFVEFKRKIRGKK; from the coding sequence TTGAGTTTTAAATATGAAATAAATGATAGATTTAAAAATATAAAAGAGTTTTTATTAAATATAAAAGAGTTTTTTGAAGAAAACTCAAATACTATTCATAAAGCTAGAAATGAATTAAAAGTTATTGAGTATAAAGGTATAAAAACAGTTGTTAAAGGTTTTAAAATACCTAATATAATAAATCAAGTAGTCTATGCTTACTTTAGAGATTCAAAAGCAAAAAAGTCATATGAAAATGCAGTGAGACTAAGAAATTTAGGTTTAAATACTCCAGAACCAATTGGCTATATAGAGTTTTATAAAAGCTTCTTATTTAAAGAGAGTTTTTTTATAGCAAAAAAATATGAGTATGATTTTACTATTAGAGAACCATTAAGAAACAAACAACTTAAAAATAGAGAAGAAATTATAAAAAAATTTGTTGAATTTACTTTTAATTTACATGAAAATAGTGTTTATCATAAAGACTTTTCAGCTGGGAATACACTAGTATCTATCAATGATAACAGTTATGAATTTTCAGTTGTAGATATAAATAGAATGGAGTTTAAAACAGTTGATTTAAATACTGGACTTGATAATTTTGCAAAACTTTGGTTAGATGAAGATGATATAATTTTAATAGCTACAACATATGCAAATTTAGCAAATGCAGATAAAAATGAAGCTATAAAACTACTAAAAATATCAGATAGAAAATTAAAAGAGTTTGTAGAGTTTAAAAGAAAAATCAGAGGTAAGAAATAG
- a CDS encoding glycosyltransferase yields the protein MKNITIDFKVKTKIINRLLEKENIKKVKKRTFLDKLTFAKKEFADVYFHTGSIKKEDIEKIENAKKIIVNSNKQKSELIKQQVDKSKIEIIYPSIDAEYKKPKEVKKQFCEEFNLDTNTMFVFFTAQNFKNSGSKEFINIVNNLNFKNLKAIVAGDKKEISGLRFQLSKEGLDEKILFFTDYNDLNRLFLVADIFVLPTHTKAFAKNILRAMFFKCAVFVPSTCASSEIVDVFATMMMPSDGSTAFKIDALLGRKEDLKHIKKQNRITAQEFTIDKNLEKIELILQSV from the coding sequence ATGAAAAACATAACAATAGATTTTAAAGTAAAAACGAAAATTATAAATAGACTTTTGGAAAAAGAGAATATAAAAAAAGTAAAGAAAAGAACCTTTTTAGATAAATTAACTTTTGCAAAAAAAGAGTTTGCAGATGTATATTTCCATACTGGCAGTATTAAAAAAGAGGATATTGAAAAAATTGAAAATGCAAAAAAGATTATTGTAAACTCAAATAAGCAAAAAAGTGAATTAATAAAACAACAAGTAGATAAAAGTAAAATTGAAATTATTTATCCAAGTATTGATGCTGAGTATAAAAAACCAAAAGAAGTAAAAAAACAATTTTGTGAAGAGTTCAATTTGGATACAAATACTATGTTTGTTTTTTTTACTGCACAAAACTTTAAAAATTCTGGTTCAAAAGAGTTTATTAATATTGTAAATAACTTAAATTTTAAAAACTTAAAAGCAATAGTAGCAGGAGATAAAAAAGAAATTTCAGGATTGAGATTTCAGTTATCAAAAGAAGGTTTAGATGAAAAGATCTTATTTTTTACAGATTATAATGATTTAAATAGACTATTTTTAGTAGCAGATATTTTTGTATTACCAACACATACAAAAGCTTTTGCAAAAAATATTTTAAGAGCAATGTTTTTTAAATGTGCAGTTTTTGTTCCCTCAACTTGCGCTTCAAGTGAAATTGTTGATGTATTTGCTACTATGATGATGCCAAGTGATGGTAGTACTGCATTTAAAATTGATGCACTATTAGGAAGAAAAGAAGATTTAAAGCATATAAAAAAGCAAAATAGAATTACTGCACAAGAGTTTACAATAGATAAAAATTTAGAAAAAATAGAATTAATTTTACAAAGTGTATAA
- a CDS encoding YrbL family protein produces the protein MNKKVVLSSKYFLAKGGERDCYIHPNDENKVIKVVHRNEKHNEQNKLEYKYYKYLKKSDKPQTHLTECFGFIDTNLGLGLVYERLKDYNNKSSKSFKNYLEEKFFTKEEEENLVYELKEYLFKNDILFIDVDLSNVFCQEIFQNVYKLIIIDGLGARRLNWRFYVYLYSKVYTRYKISKQWKKFYNNYLKYSTYL, from the coding sequence ATGAATAAAAAAGTAGTTTTAAGTAGTAAATACTTTTTAGCAAAAGGTGGAGAAAGAGATTGTTATATTCATCCAAATGATGAAAATAAAGTTATTAAAGTTGTTCATAGAAATGAAAAACATAATGAGCAAAATAAATTAGAATATAAATATTATAAATATTTAAAAAAGAGTGATAAACCTCAAACTCATTTAACTGAATGTTTTGGGTTTATAGATACAAACTTAGGTCTAGGATTAGTTTATGAAAGGCTTAAAGATTATAATAATAAGTCTTCAAAATCTTTTAAAAATTATTTAGAAGAAAAGTTCTTTACTAAAGAGGAAGAAGAAAATTTAGTTTATGAATTAAAAGAATATCTATTTAAAAATGATATTTTATTTATCGATGTAGATTTAAGTAATGTTTTTTGTCAAGAAATTTTCCAAAATGTTTATAAACTTATAATTATAGATGGGTTAGGTGCCAGAAGACTAAATTGGAGATTTTATGTCTATCTTTATTCAAAAGTTTATACTAGATATAAAATAAGTAAACAATGGAAAAAATTCTATAATAATTATTTAAAATATAGTACTTATTTATAA
- a CDS encoding glycosyltransferase family 4 protein, whose translation MKNKNILEVCLSPDLGGLELYMSNCSKYLSKEFNVYNAISKNSKLENYFKNEKNIFILKRKNSFSFFLAFKLAKVIDEKRIDIVHLHWTKDIPIVVFSKKLSKRKPKIIQTRHMTMTRFKSDFYHKFLYKNIDTIICVTKALQEQVNKFIPKNIRPKTEVIYLGAKTSEKLKENEILKFKNSLKVNDSFMLGLIGRINEFKGQYLLIEAINLLKEKELDIKAYIIGHAMSEEYLEKLKQKVIKYELEEQVLFVGFTNEPSKFMQACDVVLMTSKNETFGLVTIEAMRNGTAVIASNSGGVLEIIDDEKTGFLFENQNYEDLALKIEKLYKDDILRQKLACAGQKKAKIQFDYDKQFEKVIELFGRF comes from the coding sequence ATGAAAAATAAGAATATCTTAGAAGTTTGTTTATCTCCTGACTTAGGAGGCTTGGAACTTTATATGAGTAATTGTTCAAAGTATTTATCAAAAGAGTTTAATGTATATAATGCAATTTCAAAAAATTCAAAGCTTGAAAACTATTTTAAAAATGAAAAAAATATTTTCATATTAAAAAGGAAAAATAGTTTTTCTTTTTTTTTAGCTTTCAAATTAGCAAAAGTCATTGATGAAAAAAGAATTGATATTGTTCATCTTCATTGGACAAAAGATATTCCAATTGTAGTATTTTCAAAAAAATTATCAAAAAGAAAACCAAAAATTATACAAACAAGACATATGACAATGACAAGATTTAAAAGTGATTTTTATCATAAGTTTTTGTATAAAAATATTGATACAATTATTTGTGTAACAAAAGCCTTACAAGAGCAAGTTAATAAATTTATTCCTAAAAATATTAGACCTAAAACAGAAGTTATATATCTTGGTGCTAAAACATCTGAAAAGTTAAAAGAGAATGAAATACTAAAGTTTAAAAATAGTTTGAAAGTAAATGACTCTTTTATGCTAGGACTTATTGGAAGAATAAATGAGTTTAAAGGACAATATTTACTTATTGAAGCTATTAACTTGCTAAAAGAAAAAGAGTTAGATATCAAAGCTTATATCATAGGACATGCTATGAGTGAAGAGTATTTAGAAAAGCTAAAACAAAAAGTTATAAAATATGAGTTAGAAGAGCAAGTTTTATTTGTAGGTTTTACAAATGAACCTTCAAAATTCATGCAAGCTTGTGATGTAGTTTTAATGACTTCTAAAAATGAAACTTTTGGATTAGTTACAATTGAAGCTATGCGAAATGGTACAGCTGTTATTGCTTCAAATTCTGGTGGAGTTTTAGAAATAATTGATGATGAAAAAACTGGATTTCTATTTGAAAATCAAAATTATGAAGATTTGGCTTTAAAGATAGAAAAATTATATAAAGATGATATTTTAAGACAAAAACTAGCTTGCGCAGGACAAAAAAAAGCAAAAATACAATTTGATTATGATAAGCAGTTTGAAAAAGTAATTGAATTGTTTGGTAGATTTTAA
- the gmhA gene encoding D-sedoheptulose 7-phosphate isomerase — MKQVIADEFQAHLETINNTIKTMQDKLETASQIAVETLKNGNKILLCGNGGSAADAQHIAAELTGRYKTERKGLPGIALTTDTSALTAIGNDYGYDRVFDRQVEALASKGDLIIGLSTSGNSKNVINALNLAKELGCKTIGLTGKDGGAMNEICDVNLVVPSNDTPRIQEMHILFGHTICQIIDNNFS; from the coding sequence ATGAAACAAGTGATAGCAGATGAGTTTCAAGCTCACCTTGAAACAATAAATAATACAATTAAAACTATGCAAGATAAATTAGAAACTGCATCACAAATTGCAGTTGAAACTTTAAAAAATGGGAATAAAATTCTTCTTTGTGGCAATGGAGGAAGCGCTGCTGATGCGCAACATATTGCAGCTGAGCTTACAGGAAGATATAAAACTGAAAGAAAAGGACTTCCAGGAATTGCTCTTACAACAGATACAAGTGCTTTAACTGCTATTGGAAATGATTATGGATATGATAGGGTTTTTGATAGACAAGTTGAAGCTTTAGCTTCAAAAGGAGACTTGATTATCGGACTTAGCACAAGTGGTAATAGTAAAAATGTAATAAATGCATTAAACCTAGCCAAAGAGCTTGGTTGTAAAACTATCGGACTAACAGGAAAAGATGGAGGAGCTATGAATGAAATTTGTGATGTAAACTTAGTAGTTCCATCAAATGACACTCCAAGAATTCAAGAAATGCACATTCTTTTTGGACACACTATTTGTCAAATTATTGATAATAATTTTAGTTAA
- a CDS encoding glycosyltransferase family 9 protein produces the protein MKDEMKIEKIFIEIPTWLGDAIMTTPAIENIIKTYPKAKIILLGSYVSTQALGNFKNIEKVIVDNTKKEGNRYINLYSLAKKIGKVDLALSFRRSFSSKFMMFFIDSQKKYNYKRLQKEQIHQVLRYNDFVNHELNLQNKAGDLKLYFKPFSYGKATLGINPGATYGSAKRWYPNEFAKVAIAMSKTHDIVIFGGPSETDIAKDIEDELIANKVSNYQNLAGKTTIPELIEKIAGLDIFITNDSGPMHVAAAYKVKTAAIFGPTRFKETNQWNNPSENVITKNLECAPCMKRVCPLKHHNCMKLITANDVLRVVDN, from the coding sequence ATGAAAGATGAAATGAAGATTGAAAAAATATTTATAGAAATTCCAACTTGGCTTGGTGATGCAATTATGACAACGCCTGCTATTGAAAATATTATAAAAACATATCCAAAGGCAAAGATAATTCTTCTTGGCTCATATGTTTCAACACAAGCTTTGGGTAATTTTAAAAATATAGAAAAAGTAATTGTCGATAACACAAAAAAAGAGGGTAATCGATATATTAATCTTTATTCTTTAGCTAAAAAAATAGGAAAAGTTGATTTGGCTCTTTCTTTTAGAAGAAGTTTTTCTTCAAAGTTTATGATGTTTTTTATTGATTCACAAAAAAAATATAATTACAAAAGGCTTCAAAAAGAGCAAATTCATCAAGTACTAAGATACAATGATTTTGTAAATCATGAATTGAATTTACAAAATAAAGCAGGTGATTTAAAATTGTATTTCAAACCATTTTCTTATGGTAAAGCAACCCTTGGAATAAATCCAGGAGCTACTTATGGAAGTGCAAAAAGATGGTATCCAAATGAGTTTGCAAAAGTAGCAATTGCCATGTCAAAAACCCATGATATTGTAATCTTTGGAGGTCCCAGTGAAACAGATATTGCAAAAGATATAGAAGATGAACTTATAGCAAATAAAGTTTCAAATTATCAAAACTTAGCAGGAAAAACTACAATTCCTGAACTTATAGAAAAGATAGCAGGTCTTGATATTTTTATTACAAATGATTCAGGACCTATGCATGTAGCAGCTGCATATAAAGTAAAAACAGCAGCTATTTTTGGGCCAACAAGATTTAAAGAAACAAATCAATGGAATAATCCAAGTGAAAATGTTATAACAAAAAATTTAGAGTGTGCTCCATGTATGAAAAGAGTTTGTCCTTTAAAACATCATAACTGCATGAAACTTATTACAGCAAATGATGTTTTAAGGGTAGTTGATAATTAA
- a CDS encoding YrbL family protein, translating into MNLIKLDESLYLGKGRERKCYIHPHDFQKVIKIVYRKDQGLNQNEMEYSYIQYLKKNKKEFSHITNCYGLVNTNIGKGFVFDRVLDFDNTQSKSFKELVLNSFFSKDEELKLIEDLKQYIFKNNIIFVDIALSNILCKKIDENSYKLILTDGIGGKRYGLKSKLYQYSKVFTKYKVIKQWKKFLKRYEKVSSMKKLNK; encoded by the coding sequence TTGAATTTAATAAAATTAGATGAAAGTTTGTATTTAGGAAAGGGAAGAGAACGTAAATGTTATATTCATCCTCATGACTTTCAAAAAGTGATTAAAATTGTATATAGAAAAGACCAAGGGCTAAATCAAAATGAAATGGAATATAGTTATATTCAATATTTAAAGAAAAATAAAAAAGAATTTTCTCATATTACAAATTGTTATGGTTTAGTGAATACAAATATTGGAAAAGGTTTTGTTTTTGATAGAGTATTAGATTTTGATAATACACAATCAAAATCATTTAAGGAATTAGTCTTAAACTCTTTTTTCAGTAAAGATGAAGAACTAAAATTAATAGAAGATTTAAAACAGTATATTTTTAAAAATAATATAATTTTTGTAGATATTGCTTTAAGTAATATTTTATGCAAAAAAATTGATGAAAATAGTTATAAACTAATACTTACTGATGGAATTGGTGGGAAAAGATATGGCTTAAAATCAAAACTATATCAGTATTCAAAAGTTTTTACAAAATATAAAGTTATAAAACAATGGAAAAAGTTTTTAAAAAGATATGAAAAAGTTTCTTCTATGAAAAAATTAAATAAGTAG
- a CDS encoding HAD family hydrolase: protein MNKKIKIIFFDFDGVILDSMPIRDYGFRKIFENYPTNLVEELISYHHLNGGLSRFHKIKYFYNECLKQEISDEKIEAYASIFSKIMKQELINKKYLISQTVDFIERYHKKLIFHIVSGSEQKELRFLCEQLGISKYFESIEGSPTHKNDLVKNIILTKNYDKNEAILIGDSINDYNAASVNKIGFFGFNNEELKSKDKYLENFEQLEKILCD from the coding sequence ATTAATAAGAAAATTAAGATTATTTTTTTTGATTTTGATGGTGTGATTTTAGATTCCATGCCAATAAGGGATTATGGTTTTAGAAAAATATTTGAAAACTATCCTACTAACTTAGTAGAAGAGTTAATATCTTATCACCATTTAAATGGTGGTTTGTCAAGATTTCATAAAATAAAATATTTTTATAATGAATGTTTAAAACAAGAAATAAGTGATGAAAAAATAGAAGCTTATGCTTCTATTTTTTCAAAGATTATGAAGCAAGAACTAATTAATAAAAAATATTTAATATCACAAACAGTTGATTTTATAGAGAGATACCATAAAAAATTGATTTTTCATATTGTTTCTGGCTCAGAACAAAAAGAGTTGAGATTTTTGTGCGAACAATTAGGTATTAGTAAATATTTTGAATCAATTGAAGGTTCACCTACTCATAAGAATGATTTAGTAAAGAATATAATTTTGACTAAAAATTATGATAAAAATGAAGCTATTTTAATTGGTGATAGTATTAATGATTATAATGCTGCATCTGTAAATAAAATTGGATTTTTTGGTTTTAATAATGAAGAGTTGAAATCTAAAGATAAATATTTAGAAAATTTTGAACAATTGGAGAAAATACTGTGCGATTAA